TTGTTCGTGGGTAATTCCGCCGGTAAGTGCCATGACGCTCATCCCTTCAATGACGAACATGAAATTTTCAGCAATGGCAGGAATCTTTTCATCTTGTAAAACACCCTGTGCGACCCCTAATTCTAAAATTGCCAAGATGGTATTTTTCGTTGCGGCAAGTTGTTCTTGCTGAAATTTATGATCAGCAGCCGTTTTGTGGGTGAAATAATACTCGTACATCGAGCGGAGTAGACTGTTTTCCATTTGATTTAAAAGGCGATCTTCGTGGCTTTCAAAATAGTCATTTAGTAACTCTTCAAAAGGCGGATTTTTAGTAATCGCGTACCGAATATCATCAAATTTACGATTAGAGCGCTGTTTAATAACTTCCATAAAAATTTGATCAACCGAATCAAAGTATAAATAAATACCGCCCCGACTGATACCAGTTGCTTCGATAATATCCTTCATCGTCACATCAATTAA
The DNA window shown above is from Enterococcus montenegrensis and carries:
- a CDS encoding TetR/AcrR family transcriptional regulator, yielding MKNLSNAERKRQKREAILNSAREVFRQKGLIDVTMKDIIEATGISRGGIYLYFDSVDQIFMEVIKQRSNRKFDDIRYAITKNPPFEELLNDYFESHEDRLLNQMENSLLRSMYEYYFTHKTAADHKFQQEQLAATKNTILAILELGVAQGVLQDEKIPAIAENFMFVIEGMSVMALTGGITHEQLAAQFDLMKKMLPKRA